In Stigmatopora nigra isolate UIUO_SnigA chromosome 11, RoL_Snig_1.1, whole genome shotgun sequence, the following proteins share a genomic window:
- the commd6 gene encoding COMM domain-containing protein 6 — protein MLATEDLCGTDSVVDNICMLSPDLLIQPCQHILSYLRGQSKGVDSSEIYNIFQRAGITLDHKSLDGIVRFLLLTFRSAGKNKVSADDLVSRLQKGSNKWSKESLQVLHSLWRENGESVQVHQAAQDLLSIGRIVDMQWKLSMAVSSDTCRSLNSPFVTILLKIAEPSGQIRQNAFEMTVPQFQNFHKQMKEMAAVMETV, from the exons ATGCTAGCAACAGAAGACCTTTGTG gAACTGACAGTGTTGTAGACAACATTTGCATGCTCAGCCCAGACCTGTTGATACAACCA TGTCAGCACATCCTGAGTTACCTCCGAGGACAGTCAAAAGGAGTAGATTCATCGGAAATTTACAAT ATATTTCAGAGAGCTGGTATCACACTTGACCACAAATCTTTAGACGGCATCGTCAGATTCCTCTTGTTAACATTCAG atctGCCGGAAAGAACAAAGTGTCTGCTGATGATCTCGTGTCAAGACTCCAAAAAGGAAGCAACAAATGGTCCAAAGAGTCACTTCAG GTTCTTCACAGTTTATGGCGTGAAAATGGGGAGTCAGTGCAAGTCCATCAGGCTGCCCAAGACTTGCTCAGCATTGGCCGG attgtggACATGCAGTGGAAGCTGAGCATGGCGGTGAGCTCTGATACCTGCCGCTCCCTCAACTCACCCTTCGTGACCATTTTACTGAAGATCGCCGAGCCCTCGGGCCAGATCCGCCAGAATGCTTTTGAAATGACCGTCCCGCAGTTTCAG AACTTTCACAAGCAGATGAAGGAGATGGCGGCTGTCATGGAGACTGTTTAA
- the uchl3 gene encoding ubiquitin carboxyl-terminal hydrolase isozyme L3 isoform X1 translates to MSSPRWLPLEANPEVMTKFVSSLGMKLSWQFGDVYGLDTVALSMVPRPVCAVLLLFPITEKYETFKQQEEERLKLQGQEVSKDVYFMKQTIGNACGTIGLIHAVANNLAHLEFEPDSAMKKFVELTCKMSPQERGALLEKDESIRVMHESSAQEGQTEAPSSDEKVNLHFIAFVNVGGQLYELDGRKPFPILHGKTTEDSLLEDASEVCKTFMARDPQEVRFTIITLSKES, encoded by the exons atgagtTCACCACGCTGGTTGCCGCTGGAAGCCAATCCTGAA GTCATGACTAAG TTCGTCAGCTCTTTAGGCATGAAACTAAGCTGGCAGTTTGGAGATGTGTATGGATTGGATACCGTTGCACTCAGCATGGTGCCAAGACCTGTTTGTGCTGTTCTGCTACTTTTCCCAATTACAGAAAAG TATGAAACCTTCAAGcaacaagaagaagagaggCTGAAGCTTCAAGGCCAAGAAGTGTCCAAAGATGTCTACTTTATGAAGCAAACTATTGGCAACGCGTGTGGCACGATAGGACTGATTCATGCGGTGGCCAACAATTTGGCACATCTGGAATTTG AACCTGACTCCGCTATGAAGAAATTTGTTGAACTCACCTGTAAAATGAGTCCGCAAGAAAGAGGCGCTTTgctggagaaagatgag aGTATACGCGTCATGCATGAATCCAGTGCACAGGAGGGACAGACTGAA GCACCAAGCTCCGACGAGAAAGTCAACCTTCATTTTATAGCTTTTGTGAACGTGGGAGGCCAGTTGTATGAATTAG ATGGCCGTAAACCCTTCCCTATTCTCCATGGGAAAACAACAGAAGATAGTCTCCTGGAG GATGCTTCGGAGGTCTGTAAGACGTTTATGGCCCGAGACCCACAGGAGGTCCGCTTTACCATCATCACCCTCTCCAAAGAGTCCTAA
- the uchl3 gene encoding ubiquitin carboxyl-terminal hydrolase isozyme L3 isoform X2, translating into MSSPRWLPLEANPEFVSSLGMKLSWQFGDVYGLDTVALSMVPRPVCAVLLLFPITEKYETFKQQEEERLKLQGQEVSKDVYFMKQTIGNACGTIGLIHAVANNLAHLEFEPDSAMKKFVELTCKMSPQERGALLEKDESIRVMHESSAQEGQTEAPSSDEKVNLHFIAFVNVGGQLYELDGRKPFPILHGKTTEDSLLEDASEVCKTFMARDPQEVRFTIITLSKES; encoded by the exons atgagtTCACCACGCTGGTTGCCGCTGGAAGCCAATCCTGAA TTCGTCAGCTCTTTAGGCATGAAACTAAGCTGGCAGTTTGGAGATGTGTATGGATTGGATACCGTTGCACTCAGCATGGTGCCAAGACCTGTTTGTGCTGTTCTGCTACTTTTCCCAATTACAGAAAAG TATGAAACCTTCAAGcaacaagaagaagagaggCTGAAGCTTCAAGGCCAAGAAGTGTCCAAAGATGTCTACTTTATGAAGCAAACTATTGGCAACGCGTGTGGCACGATAGGACTGATTCATGCGGTGGCCAACAATTTGGCACATCTGGAATTTG AACCTGACTCCGCTATGAAGAAATTTGTTGAACTCACCTGTAAAATGAGTCCGCAAGAAAGAGGCGCTTTgctggagaaagatgag aGTATACGCGTCATGCATGAATCCAGTGCACAGGAGGGACAGACTGAA GCACCAAGCTCCGACGAGAAAGTCAACCTTCATTTTATAGCTTTTGTGAACGTGGGAGGCCAGTTGTATGAATTAG ATGGCCGTAAACCCTTCCCTATTCTCCATGGGAAAACAACAGAAGATAGTCTCCTGGAG GATGCTTCGGAGGTCTGTAAGACGTTTATGGCCCGAGACCCACAGGAGGTCCGCTTTACCATCATCACCCTCTCCAAAGAGTCCTAA